From a single Maniola hyperantus chromosome 3, iAphHyp1.2, whole genome shotgun sequence genomic region:
- the LOC117996528 gene encoding uncharacterized WD repeat-containing protein alr3466-like: MDPQRKTPPGPMAPCSVRVAHKSFAITNTNIKNVNPQKEIVTVHTSTPNVEDRSCHSEQSLVYQGEVNVLSIIDTNKEIMCCKYTEDVKEIASGFIDGTIRLFDCNTGNCVHTLADDECRAYPGPVTAIKHRPVSKAHPVTNTFLTCYVNGCIKCWKYKYEQCLYTIREKRQTLGLCYHPYYSKFVTYGDDAKLNMYDEEAQTQERAFYSSQRKNIMDGHTSRIFACVFNPKSHHELISSGWDDTVMCWDDRQPYATRYFSGVHMCGEGLDFDKPGKQILTCSWQDKDSIQIWDYGSCKLIETITPDNYQSKLYCGKMVPKTNLIVCGGTEPNILRVVDVNLKSTECSVRNNHGGIYAFDFGTIRRKLTKIPDTYKRISEISNVPRIAFVTGKRLQTVDFG; this comes from the exons atggATCCACAAAGAAAAACACCGCCTGGACCAATGGCACCATGTAGTGTGAGAGTAGCACACAAAAGTTTCGCAATCACAAATACAAATATCAAAAACGTTAATCCTCAAAAGGAAATTGTAACGGTCCACACTAGCACTCCAAATGTGGAAGACAGATCTTGTCACAGCGAACAAAGTCTGGTTTATCAAGGAGAAGTTAACGTGCTCTCAATTAT AGATACGAATAAGGAAATAATGTGTTGCAAATATACTGAAGATGTAAAAGAAATAGCCTCTGGTTTTATTGATGGCACTATAAGATTATTTGACTGTAATACGGGAAATTGCGTCCATACTCTAGCCGACGACGAGTGCCGCGCGTACCCTGGACCTGTTACTGCTATCAAACACAGACCAGTTAGCAAGGCACATCCTGTAACTAATACGTTTTTGACTTGTT ATGTTAATGGATGTATAAAATGTTGGAAATATAAATATGAACAATGTCTATACACGATAAGGGAGAAACGCCAAACACTGGGATTATGTTACCATCCATATTATAGTAAATTCGTTACCTATGGTGACGATGCAAAGCTAAACATGTACGACGAAGAAGCACAGACTCAAGAGAGAGCTTTCTATTCCAG TCAACGCAAAAACATAATGGATGGACACACGTCAAGGATTTTCGCGTGCGTCTTCAATCCTAAATCCCACCACGAATTGATCTCAAGTGGATGGGACGACACGGTAATGTGTTGGGACGACAGACAGCCGTATGCTACTCGTTATTTCTCAGGCGTACATATGTGTGGCGAAGGGCTAGATTTTGATAAACCAGGAAAACAG attttaacaTGTTCTTGGCAAGACAAGGACAGTATTCAAATCTGGGACTATGGATCATGCAAACTAATCGAAACAATAACGCCTGATAACTACCAGTCAAAATTATACTGTGGGAAAATGGTTCCGAAAACTAATTTGATAGTCTGTGGCGGTACAGAACCTAATATTCTACGAGTCGTTGACGTCAATTTAAAATCT ACGGAATGTTCAGTACGCAATAATCACGGCGGTATCTATGCATTCGATTTTGGAACGATAAGGAGAAAACTGACTAAAATCCCAGACACAtacaaaagaattagtgaaatatCAAATGTTCCACGGATTGCTTTTGTCACTGGAAAAAGACTGCAGACCGTTGACTTCGGATAA